GCTTCCGTGGGCGCCGCGATTCGCGCCCTTCCGTTTAGGATCCTCACTTTTGAGGATATCGGGATGCCTGCCGACGTCATGCTGGACCTTTGCTCAAAACCCAAAGGGTTGGTGCTGGTCACCGGAGCCACAGGCAGCGGTAAATCAACCACCTTGGCGTCCATGGTGGATCAGATCAACCAGACTCGCGCCTGCCATATTGTGACCATCGAGGACCCGATTGAGTTTGTGCACACCAATAAGAGAGCGGTCGTGGATCAGCGCGAGGTCCATTCGGATACGCATTCTTTTAATGAAGCGCTGCGGCATATTTTGAGGCAGGATCCGGACGTGATTATGATCGGTGAGATGCGCGATTTGGAAACCATTGAAGCTGCGCTCAATATCGCGGAAACCGGCCACTTGGTGTTTGCCACCTTGCATACCTCGGATGCAGTCCAGTCCATTAACCGTATCATCGACGTCTTTCCTGCGCATAAGCAAGACCAAGTGCGGACGCAGCTTTCATTTGTTATCATCGGCGCCCTCTCCCAACAGCTTTTGCCCCGGAGTGACGGCGCGGGCCGTGTGCTCGCCAGTGAAATTCTTCTGGTCAATCACGCGGTCCGGGCCCTCATTCGAGAAGGCAAAATCCACCAAGTTTTTTCTGTGATGCAGACCTGCTCCCGGGAGGGAATGAGCACCATGAACCAATCCCTCTTCGAGCTGTATTCTCGCGGCGTGATTGATTTTGCCGAGGCCATGGGTCGGACCAACGAACCAGATGACCTGAAACGCCTCTTCAAGCAGTAGCGCGCCAAAGAGGAGAGCTCTCGCATGAGCCCATACAGACGCCTCACCACCAAG
This genomic stretch from Candidatus Omnitrophota bacterium harbors:
- a CDS encoding type IV pilus twitching motility protein PilT; protein product: MDEMLKEMVHRGASDLHISVGCPPHIRLHGSLVPLEGCDSLSPEMARELIYTLLDPQQIKRFENDKELDFAFGVKGLSRFRVNVFYQRASVGAAIRALPFRILTFEDIGMPADVMLDLCSKPKGLVLVTGATGSGKSTTLASMVDQINQTRACHIVTIEDPIEFVHTNKRAVVDQREVHSDTHSFNEALRHILRQDPDVIMIGEMRDLETIEAALNIAETGHLVFATLHTSDAVQSINRIIDVFPAHKQDQVRTQLSFVIIGALSQQLLPRSDGAGRVLASEILLVNHAVRALIREGKIHQVFSVMQTCSREGMSTMNQSLFELYSRGVIDFAEAMGRTNEPDDLKRLFKQ